A region of Necator americanus strain Aroian chromosome I, whole genome shotgun sequence DNA encodes the following proteins:
- a CDS encoding hypothetical protein (NECATOR_CHRI.G2729.T1), which yields MDNIDNGYDRFAKHPNGCRKKASSFKSTKRCRHPETFELIRNCGAEPELKSELAKFGREATRGDAKKRKRAVLPAATEAEKGIRYTVWASQSSDKDDCLVKSVRSKYGQDQV from the coding sequence atggacaacatcgacaatGGATACGATCGGTTCGCAAAACATCCTAACGGCTGTAGGAAGAAAGCTTCGAGTTTTAAGAGCACCAAGAGATGTCGTCATCCGGAAACTTTTGAGCTAATACGTAATTGTGGGGCAGAACCAGAATTGAAGTCCGAACTAGCAAAATTTGGCAGAGAGGCGACAAGAGGAGACGCcaagaagagaaaacgagCGGTGTTGCCTGCGGCTACAGAGGCGGAAAAGGGCATTCGCTATACCGTCTGGGCTTCCCAATCATCAGACAAAGATGACTGTCTTGTGAAGTCCGTACGGAGCAAATATGGACAGGATCAAGTTTGA